In a genomic window of bacterium:
- a CDS encoding Gfo/Idh/MocA family oxidoreductase, producing the protein METTLGVGIIGNGIRGRHGYEHFLRAHPAVRLRALAQYPEASPGLLEGKTEDDFRRYAEGLGVAYLGYDVDALLAREDIQVVSMMVEPGLAAEYVERIAAAGKHIVSDKPMAGSVAQGRRIVESVRRHAIQFMVALNERYSPPFREAQRRLASGGVGELLAATVTFCLGGPLAGFTGNAAYRESFGGGEWANFGCYCADYMNWLAGSRPVSVCGHMGTFFYDDYREAGMEDLAECVVRYESGVIGTLLAGRPRAAYAAGYVTADLTCAGGSLRVNGNMPLLEITAGQYGRRGYGSTGLNELCGDFVEAVLQDGPSPIPAEDGLLALQVVHAAYESARTGQPVDPLAL; encoded by the coding sequence ATGGAAACGACTCTTGGCGTCGGTATCATTGGTAACGGCATTCGGGGCCGGCATGGCTACGAACACTTCCTGCGCGCCCATCCGGCGGTGCGGCTGCGGGCGCTCGCCCAGTACCCGGAGGCCTCCCCCGGCCTGCTCGAAGGCAAGACCGAGGACGACTTCCGGCGCTATGCCGAGGGCCTGGGCGTCGCGTACCTGGGCTATGACGTGGACGCCTTGCTGGCGCGTGAGGACATTCAAGTCGTCAGCATGATGGTAGAGCCGGGACTGGCGGCGGAGTACGTCGAGCGGATCGCCGCGGCGGGCAAGCACATCGTGTCCGACAAGCCCATGGCCGGCAGCGTGGCACAGGGCCGGCGCATCGTCGAGAGCGTCCGCCGCCATGCCATCCAGTTCATGGTGGCGCTCAACGAGCGGTACTCCCCGCCCTTCCGCGAGGCGCAGCGGCGGTTGGCGTCGGGCGGCGTGGGCGAGTTACTCGCGGCCACCGTCACCTTCTGCCTGGGCGGGCCGCTGGCGGGCTTCACCGGCAACGCTGCCTACCGCGAGTCGTTCGGCGGGGGCGAGTGGGCCAACTTTGGCTGCTATTGCGCCGACTACATGAACTGGCTCGCGGGCAGCCGACCGGTCAGCGTGTGCGGGCATATGGGCACGTTCTTCTACGACGACTACCGCGAGGCGGGGATGGAGGATCTGGCGGAGTGTGTCGTGCGGTACGAGAGTGGCGTGATCGGGACGCTCCTCGCCGGGCGGCCGAGGGCCGCGTACGCCGCCGGGTATGTCACCGCCGACCTAACGTGCGCGGGCGGGTCGCTGCGGGTCAATGGCAACATGCCACTGCTGGAGATCACCGCCGGGCAGTACGGCCGGCGAGGCTACGGCTCCACCGGCCTGAACGAGCTGTGTGGCGACTTCGTGGAGGCGGTGCTCCAGGATGGCCCCTCGCCGATCCCGGCTGAGGACGGCCTGCTGGCCCTGCAGGTCGTCCATGCGGCATACGAGTCGGCACGGACCGGGCAGCCGGTGGATCCCCTGGCGCTGTGA
- a CDS encoding MATE family efflux transporter, whose amino-acid sequence MSPEHRRDILSFRGRWAATSGYREVLVLAGPLILSTGTMTVQQFINRMFLSWYSPEALAASLPAGTLAYTMLCFFIGTASYANTFVAQYHGAGQPQRIAAAVWQAIYLALAAGVIVMPLALAGRLIFSLSGHAPAVVTQEIIYFGILVCGGGVGILSSAVSAFYTGRGLTRTVMAVNIGTALLNVVLDYLLIFGHHGCPRLGIAGAAYASVASSGVGALVFLTLFLGGRDRRTYGVWAARGLDRDLFTRLLRFGAPSGLHFMLDLLGWSLFVIFVGRLGVRELGATNLAFQVNSFVFMPMIGMSIATATLVGQRLGENRPELAARTTWSSFHLTFAYMGAFALLCVLIPHVFLLPFGARANPTEFAALSGMAARMLVFVAIYSLFDGANLIFSAALKGAGDTLFIMLTSSVLGMVLMVLPTWLVCRDGRGSVWLAWGFLTLFITVLAGCYLARFLQGKWRTMRVTEAFHAPVTTVTPPPEVPLVDGEVV is encoded by the coding sequence ATGTCTCCTGAGCATCGCCGCGACATCCTGAGCTTCCGCGGCCGCTGGGCCGCCACCTCGGGCTACCGCGAGGTGCTCGTGCTCGCCGGCCCGCTCATCCTCAGCACCGGCACCATGACGGTGCAGCAGTTCATCAACCGCATGTTCCTGTCGTGGTACTCGCCCGAGGCGCTGGCGGCGTCGCTGCCGGCGGGGACACTGGCCTACACCATGCTGTGCTTCTTCATCGGCACCGCCTCGTATGCCAACACCTTCGTGGCGCAGTACCACGGGGCGGGGCAGCCGCAGCGGATCGCAGCGGCGGTCTGGCAGGCGATCTACCTGGCACTGGCCGCCGGGGTCATCGTCATGCCGCTGGCGCTGGCGGGGCGACTGATCTTCTCGCTGTCCGGCCATGCTCCGGCAGTGGTGACCCAGGAGATCATCTACTTCGGCATCCTGGTGTGCGGGGGCGGCGTCGGCATTCTGTCATCGGCGGTGTCGGCTTTCTACACCGGGCGCGGCCTCACGCGCACCGTCATGGCCGTCAACATCGGCACCGCCCTGCTCAACGTGGTGCTCGACTACCTTCTCATCTTCGGCCACCATGGCTGCCCGCGGCTGGGCATCGCCGGAGCGGCCTATGCCTCCGTCGCTTCCTCGGGGGTGGGGGCGCTGGTGTTCCTGACGCTCTTCCTGGGCGGCCGGGACCGGCGCACCTATGGCGTATGGGCGGCGCGGGGGCTGGACCGGGACCTGTTCACCCGGCTGCTGCGTTTCGGCGCGCCCAGCGGTCTACACTTCATGCTCGACTTGCTCGGCTGGTCGCTGTTCGTCATCTTCGTCGGGCGGCTGGGCGTGCGCGAGCTGGGCGCCACCAATCTTGCCTTCCAGGTCAACAGCTTCGTGTTCATGCCGATGATCGGCATGTCCATCGCCACGGCGACGCTGGTGGGGCAGCGGCTGGGGGAGAACCGCCCCGAGCTGGCCGCCCGCACCACCTGGTCCTCCTTCCACCTCACCTTCGCCTACATGGGCGCGTTCGCGCTGCTGTGCGTGCTGATCCCACATGTCTTCCTGCTGCCCTTCGGCGCGCGCGCCAACCCCACGGAGTTCGCGGCGCTCTCCGGCATGGCGGCCCGCATGCTCGTGTTCGTGGCCATCTACTCGCTCTTTGACGGCGCCAACCTGATCTTCTCGGCGGCGCTGAAAGGCGCGGGCGATACGCTGTTCATCATGCTGACTTCGTCGGTGCTGGGGATGGTGCTGATGGTGCTGCCGACGTGGCTCGTGTGCCGCGACGGCCGGGGCAGCGTCTGGCTGGCGTGGGGCTTCCTGACGCTGTTCATCACCGTGCTGGCCGGCTGCTACCTGGCGCGATTCCTGCAGGGGAAGTGGCGGACGATGCGCGTCACGGAGGCCTTCCATGCACCCGTGACAACGGTGACGCCACCGCCGGAGGTGCCCCTGGTGGACGGCGAGGTCGTCTGA
- a CDS encoding DUF1846 domain-containing protein, with protein sequence MSKIGFDNDKYLREQTEAILERVRRFSGKLYLEFGGKLTFDFHAARVLPGYDPNVKMRLLQGLKDRTEVVFCVCADDIERGRIRGDFGITYDLATLKALDDLCDWGLSTAAVVITRYTPGPGCDRLIRRLERAEIPVYAHYAIADYPNGIDLIVSTEGYGRNPHVATTAPLVVITGTGPGSGKMSTCLSQLYHEHLHGVTAGYAKFETFPIWNLPVEHPVNVAYEAATADLGDIVMIDPHHLQAYGEPAVNYNRDVENFPILRLIMQRIVGDDHAYRSPTEMGVNRAGSGIVDDAVVREASTQEVIRRYFRHYWEARRGLTSRHAVERVERLMARLGVTPADRPVVTPAREAAAAAEKAQRGNEGFYCGAALQLPDDTIVTGKNSPLFHSASAALINALKRLAGIPDAIHLLPEAVVQSVTGLKANYLGSQSPSLNVQEVLVALGISAASNPAARAGMDQLPQLRGAQMHLTHEPGPGDEAGLRKLGIAVTTDADPTAQGYFLR encoded by the coding sequence ATGAGCAAGATCGGGTTCGACAACGACAAGTACCTGCGCGAGCAGACCGAGGCGATTCTGGAGCGTGTCCGCCGCTTCTCCGGCAAGCTGTACCTGGAGTTCGGCGGCAAGCTCACCTTCGACTTCCACGCCGCGCGCGTCTTGCCCGGCTATGACCCGAATGTGAAGATGCGCTTGCTCCAGGGCCTCAAGGACCGCACCGAGGTCGTCTTCTGCGTGTGTGCTGACGACATTGAGCGGGGCCGCATCCGGGGCGACTTCGGCATCACCTACGACCTGGCGACTCTGAAGGCGCTCGATGACCTCTGCGACTGGGGTCTGTCCACCGCCGCGGTCGTCATCACCCGCTACACGCCCGGCCCGGGCTGTGACCGCCTCATCCGGCGGCTGGAACGGGCAGAGATCCCGGTGTATGCTCACTACGCCATTGCCGACTACCCCAATGGCATTGACCTGATCGTCTCCACCGAGGGCTACGGCCGCAACCCCCACGTGGCGACCACGGCGCCGCTGGTGGTCATCACCGGCACCGGGCCGGGCAGCGGCAAGATGTCCACCTGTCTGTCACAGCTCTACCACGAACACCTGCACGGCGTGACGGCGGGGTACGCCAAGTTCGAGACCTTCCCCATCTGGAACCTGCCGGTCGAGCACCCCGTCAATGTCGCCTACGAAGCCGCCACGGCCGACCTGGGCGACATCGTGATGATTGACCCGCATCACCTGCAGGCCTATGGCGAGCCGGCCGTCAACTACAACCGCGACGTGGAGAACTTCCCGATCCTGCGGCTCATCATGCAGCGCATCGTCGGTGACGACCACGCGTACCGCTCGCCGACGGAGATGGGGGTGAACCGCGCGGGGTCTGGGATCGTGGACGATGCCGTGGTGCGCGAGGCCTCCACCCAGGAGGTCATCCGCCGGTACTTCCGGCACTACTGGGAGGCGCGGCGTGGGCTCACCTCGCGTCACGCCGTCGAGCGCGTCGAGCGCCTGATGGCGCGCCTGGGTGTCACCCCCGCTGACCGCCCGGTCGTTACGCCTGCTCGCGAGGCCGCCGCGGCGGCCGAGAAAGCACAGCGAGGCAACGAAGGCTTCTACTGCGGCGCCGCCCTGCAACTCCCCGACGACACCATCGTCACCGGCAAGAACTCCCCGCTGTTCCACTCGGCCTCAGCGGCTCTCATCAACGCCCTCAAGCGCCTGGCCGGCATCCCCGACGCCATCCACCTGCTGCCGGAGGCGGTGGTGCAGAGCGTGACGGGTCTGAAGGCCAACTACCTGGGCTCACAGTCGCCGAGTCTGAACGTGCAGGAGGTGCTGGTGGCGCTGGGCATCAGCGCGGCCTCGAACCCGGCGGCGCGGGCGGGGATGGACCAGCTTCCGCAACTGCGCGGGGCGCAGATGCATCTGACTCACGAGCCGGGGCCCGGCGACGAAGCCGGCCTGCGCAAGCTGGGCATCGCCGTCACCACCGACGCCGACCCCACCGCCCAGGGCTACTTCTTGCGGTAG
- the dnaA gene encoding chromosomal replication initiator protein DnaA, with translation MSEMVMTGEEIWSHVLPMLKDRIGQATFDAVLRSAAPLEYDGAAFTLSVPNDFIRRMLEERHRPLITACLQEVLKEPVDLRMRVVETTLETMERPVVYAPPPPLPVQEVFDTGPLNPRYTFDSFVVADCNRFAHAAALQICRNPGRCYNPLFIHSKAGLGKTHLMQAIGHGIREQHPNMQVVYVSAEDFVNQLISAIRDNRTAEFRRRYRYVDVWLVDDIQFIAAIEGPASEEEFFHTFNTLCMNDRQVVIASDAPPRQLQIMNDRLRSRLEMGILADLRCPDVETRVAILEKKAAAEQVYIPRDMLEYLAKKIESNIRVLEGALLKLCAYSSLHGGELTLSMVDEMVADYSSSASERRISLNEIASYVSERFECPVSDLTGPKRSKDIAWPRQVAVYLARELTDHSLSDIGNFFGGRDHSTILYAYNKVSDMVVEDEKVLWEMNDLKAALRDH, from the coding sequence ATGTCTGAGATGGTCATGACCGGCGAAGAGATCTGGTCGCACGTGTTGCCGATGCTGAAGGACCGCATCGGCCAGGCCACCTTCGATGCCGTGCTGCGCAGTGCTGCCCCGCTGGAGTACGACGGAGCGGCCTTCACCCTCTCTGTGCCCAACGACTTCATCCGCCGCATGCTCGAGGAGCGCCACCGGCCGCTGATCACGGCCTGCTTGCAGGAAGTGCTCAAGGAGCCGGTGGACTTGCGCATGCGCGTGGTCGAGACGACGCTGGAGACGATGGAGCGCCCCGTGGTCTACGCGCCCCCGCCCCCTCTGCCCGTGCAGGAAGTGTTCGATACCGGACCGCTCAACCCACGCTATACCTTCGATAGCTTCGTGGTGGCAGACTGCAACCGCTTCGCGCATGCGGCGGCCCTGCAGATCTGCCGCAACCCCGGGCGGTGCTATAATCCCCTGTTTATCCACAGCAAGGCGGGTCTGGGCAAGACCCACCTGATGCAGGCCATCGGGCACGGCATCCGCGAGCAGCACCCCAACATGCAGGTGGTGTACGTCTCGGCCGAGGACTTCGTCAATCAGCTCATCTCGGCCATCCGAGACAACCGCACGGCCGAGTTCCGCCGGCGGTATCGCTATGTGGATGTGTGGCTGGTGGATGACATCCAGTTCATCGCCGCCATCGAGGGGCCGGCCTCGGAAGAGGAGTTTTTCCACACTTTCAACACGCTGTGCATGAACGACCGGCAGGTCGTCATCGCCTCCGACGCGCCGCCGCGCCAACTGCAGATCATGAACGACCGGCTCCGCAGCCGGCTGGAGATGGGCATCCTGGCGGACCTGCGCTGCCCGGATGTCGAGACCCGCGTCGCGATCCTGGAGAAGAAGGCGGCCGCCGAGCAGGTCTACATCCCGCGGGACATGCTGGAATACCTCGCCAAGAAGATCGAGTCCAACATCCGGGTGCTCGAGGGCGCGCTGCTGAAGCTCTGTGCGTACTCCTCGCTGCACGGGGGCGAGCTGACGCTGTCGATGGTGGACGAGATGGTGGCCGACTACTCCTCCTCGGCCTCGGAGCGGCGCATCAGCCTCAACGAGATCGCGTCCTACGTGAGCGAGCGGTTCGAGTGCCCCGTAAGCGACCTCACGGGCCCCAAGCGCAGCAAGGACATCGCCTGGCCGCGGCAGGTCGCCGTCTATCTGGCCCGGGAGTTGACCGACCACTCCCTTAGCGACATCGGCAACTTCTTCGGCGGGCGCGACCATTCCACGATCCTGTACGCCTACAACAAGGTCAGCGACATGGTCGTCGAGGATGAGAAGGTCCTGTGGGAGATGAACGACCTGAAGGCCGCCTTGCGCGACCACTAG
- the dnaN gene encoding DNA polymerase III subunit beta, whose amino-acid sequence MLKVSCPQHDLAEMVSIVARGVSGRSTQPIQSNVLLEAKDQKLRLAASDLEYLNIEGVLPVDVVEEGATTVPSDKLGEIMARLPNADVRLTAKENYGLNITCGRAVFDLPGKPASDFATLPPAGDAFRFEVPQSGLRKLLQRTVFATSRDESRPILTGALFRLSTGQIEVVATDTYRLALQTFEAPIELPESRSVILSRQALSEVLKIVSHSDDPISVAISESQAEFALPALTLATRLIEGQFVNYGKVVPSGFQRRVICERQELAEALARSVIIAKDDNNRVVLRTDDGSLRITAEAPDRGEVEEVVSIKLEGEDIEIAFNARYMLDMLEVIDTDEVALELSGPLNSGALKPVGDDSYLYVLMPMQIM is encoded by the coding sequence ATGCTCAAGGTGTCATGTCCCCAGCATGATCTTGCTGAGATGGTCAGCATCGTGGCGCGAGGCGTGTCCGGGCGCAGCACACAGCCGATTCAGAGCAACGTGCTGCTGGAGGCCAAGGACCAGAAACTGCGGTTGGCGGCCAGCGACCTGGAGTATCTGAACATCGAGGGTGTGCTCCCCGTGGATGTCGTCGAAGAGGGCGCGACGACTGTCCCCTCCGACAAGCTGGGCGAGATCATGGCGCGCCTGCCCAATGCCGACGTGCGCCTGACAGCCAAGGAGAACTACGGCCTAAACATCACCTGCGGCCGCGCGGTGTTCGACCTGCCGGGTAAGCCCGCCAGCGACTTTGCGACCCTCCCCCCCGCGGGTGACGCCTTCCGCTTTGAGGTCCCGCAGTCGGGCCTCCGCAAACTCCTGCAGCGCACCGTCTTCGCTACTTCGCGTGACGAGAGCCGCCCCATCCTCACCGGCGCCCTGTTCCGGTTGAGCACTGGTCAGATCGAGGTCGTCGCTACAGACACGTATCGGCTGGCCCTGCAGACGTTTGAGGCCCCGATTGAACTCCCCGAGAGCCGCTCGGTCATCCTGTCGCGACAGGCGCTCTCTGAAGTGCTCAAGATCGTCAGCCACAGTGACGATCCCATCTCCGTGGCGATCTCGGAGAGCCAGGCCGAGTTCGCACTGCCGGCCCTTACGCTGGCCACTCGCCTGATCGAGGGCCAGTTTGTGAACTATGGCAAGGTCGTGCCTAGCGGCTTCCAGCGGCGCGTCATCTGCGAGCGGCAGGAGCTGGCCGAAGCGCTGGCGCGTTCGGTCATCATCGCCAAGGACGACAACAACCGCGTAGTGCTGCGCACTGACGACGGTTCCCTGCGCATCACGGCCGAGGCGCCGGACCGCGGGGAAGTCGAGGAAGTCGTGTCCATCAAGCTAGAGGGCGAGGATATCGAGATCGCCTTCAACGCCCGTTACATGCTGGACATGCTCGAGGTGATAGACACCGATGAGGTCGCGTTGGAGCTGTCCGGTCCGCTCAACAGCGGCGCGCTCAAGCCCGTCGGCGACGATAGCTACCTGTACGTCCTGATGCCGATGCAGATCATGTAG